GAAGAGATCCCGAACGCCCAGACGATCGGCTGAAGATCGAACCTTCGGTCAGGCCGCGACCACCCGGAGCTTGGCTCCGGTCCCGCCCGGCGTGTGGAGAAAGCAGGCGACGCCGTGGCCGTCGTCAGCCTGCGACAGCTCGGGGCACTCGCGCGTACAGCGCTCGCCGGCGTCCGGGCAGCGGGGGTGGAAGGAGCAGCCCGGTGGCGGCGCGATGGGGCTGGGCACGTCGCCCTCGAGGACGACGCGGTCGCGCCGCTTCGACGGATCGATGGAGGGCACGGCGGAGAGCAGCGCCCGGGTGTAGGGGTGCCGGGGGTCGGCGTAGAGGGAGCGCGACGGGGCGAGCTCCACCAGGCGCCCCAGGTACATCACGGCGACCCGGTCGGCGATGAACTCCACCGCGTTCAGGTCGTGGCTGATGAAGACGTAGGTGAGGCCCCGCTCCTCCTGCAGGTCGAGGAGGAGGTTGAGGATCTGGGCCTGGATCGAGACGTCGAGCGCGGAGATCGGCTCGTCGGCGACGACCAGCTTCGGCTCCACCGCGAGGGCGCGGGCGATGCCGATCCGCTGCCGCTGCCCGCCGGAGAACTCGTGGGGGTAGCGGTCCGCCATGTCGGGACGCAGGCCGCAGCGCTCCATGAGGGCCGCGACCTGACGCTGCCGCTCGGCGCCGCTGGCGAGGCCGTGGATGGCGAAGGGCTCGCCGATGATCTCCCCCACCCTCATGCGCGGATTCAGCGAGGAGTAGGGATCCTGGAAGATCATCTGCATCTGCCGCCGCAGCGGTCGGAGCTCGCGCTGCGACAGCTCGGTGATGTTGCGGCCGTCGAAGCGGATGCTGCCGGAGGACGGGTCGACCAGGCGCAGGAGCGTGCGTCCCAGGGTGCTCTTCCCGCAGCCGGACTCGCCGACCAGGCCCAGGGTCTCCCCGGCTTTCACCTCGAAGGAGACGCCGTCCACGGCGCGGACCCTGGCGACCTCCCTGCCGAGGACGCCGCCGCGGACGGAGAACGAGGTGCGGAGCTCGCGGACCTCCAGGAGCGGGGTCTCGTGGATCAAGCCGCCTCCGGGACGGGGTTGAAGCAGGCTACTTCGCGCCCCTGCCCCAGCGCGACCAGCGGCGGAATCTCGCGGGCACAGGCGGGGACCGCGCGGTCGCAGCGGTCGCGGAAGCGGCAGCCAGCGGGCATTCGATCGGGCGCCGGGACGACGCCCGGGATCGCCTCGAGCCTCGTGCCCTTGCCGCGGCCCGCGGCGCCAGCGGCGCCTGGGAGGGAGCGGAGGAGGCCTGCGGTGTAGGGATGGCGCGGCGCCGCGAAGAGCGCGGCGGCGGAGGATCGCTCCACCACCTTGCCGGCGTACATCACCGCCACCTGCTCGCAGCTCTCGGCGACGACACCGAGGTCGTGGGTGATCAGCATCACGGCGAGGCCCCTCTCCCGCTGCAGCTTGCGGAGGAGCGCGAGGATCTGCGCCTGGATGGTGACGTCGAGGGCGGTGGTGGGCTCGTCCGCGATGAGGAGCTCGGGATCGCAGGCGAGCGCCATGGCGATCATCACCCGCTGCCTCATGCCGCCGGAGAGCTCGTGCGGATAGGCGTCCACCCGCGTCTCCGGCGAGGGGATCCCCACCAGCTTCAGGAGCTCGATCGCCCGCTCCCGGGCCTCGGCCCGGCTCTTCTTCTGGTGCAGCCGCACCGCCTCGCCGAGCTGGTCGCCCACGGTGAACACCGGGTTCAGCGAGGTCATGGGCTCCTGGAAGATCATCGCGATCCGGTTGCCCCGGATCCGCCGCAGCTCGCGCTCGCTCTTGGCGAGGAGATCCTCACCGTCCAGGAGAATCCGCCCACCGGCGATCCGCCCCGGCGCCTGGACCAGGCCCATCACGGACAGGGCGGTGACGCTCTTGCCGCAGCCCGACTCGCCGACGATCCCTAGGGTCTGGCCGTGCCCGATCGCGAGCGAGACGTCGTCGACGGCGGCGAAGGTGTGGCCGTCGGTGCGGAACTCGGTCCGGAGCCCCTCGATTGAGAGGAGCGGCCCGACTGCCTCGCCGTCCGGGCGCGCCTGCTCCTCGGATTCGTCCGGGGCGAAGCCGGTCATTCCTTTACGAGCTCGTCCAGGAAGGTGGCGTCTCGGATAATCCCCTGGCGAACCAGGAGCGAGACGAGCGAGGCGAAGAGCTTCCAGGGCGGGACCGGCTGGTCGCCATCCTCGGTGCGCCTCGCCAGCGCCTCGATCCGCTCGATGACCTCGAGCTGGAGATACGCGATCTGCTCCGCCTCGGAGCTCGACTGGCTGGGCGGAGGAGGCGACATGTCGAAGAGGTCGGAGAGCTCGACCACGACCATGTCAGGCCCCTTGTCCTCCTCGGCCTCGGTCCCGAACTCGAACTGAGGCGCGTCCCCGAACATCGGGGCGGCGTTGGTC
The Vulgatibacter incomptus DNA segment above includes these coding regions:
- a CDS encoding ABC transporter ATP-binding protein; translated protein: MHETPLLEVRELRTSFSVRGGVLGREVARVRAVDGVSFEVKAGETLGLVGESGCGKSTLGRTLLRLVDPSSGSIRFDGRNITELSQRELRPLRRQMQMIFQDPYSSLNPRMRVGEIIGEPFAIHGLASGAERQRQVAALMERCGLRPDMADRYPHEFSGGQRQRIGIARALAVEPKLVVADEPISALDVSIQAQILNLLLDLQEERGLTYVFISHDLNAVEFIADRVAVMYLGRLVELAPSRSLYADPRHPYTRALLSAVPSIDPSKRRDRVVLEGDVPSPIAPPPGCSFHPRCPDAGERCTRECPELSQADDGHGVACFLHTPGGTGAKLRVVAA
- a CDS encoding ABC transporter ATP-binding protein, coding for MTGFAPDESEEQARPDGEAVGPLLSIEGLRTEFRTDGHTFAAVDDVSLAIGHGQTLGIVGESGCGKSVTALSVMGLVQAPGRIAGGRILLDGEDLLAKSERELRRIRGNRIAMIFQEPMTSLNPVFTVGDQLGEAVRLHQKKSRAEARERAIELLKLVGIPSPETRVDAYPHELSGGMRQRVMIAMALACDPELLIADEPTTALDVTIQAQILALLRKLQRERGLAVMLITHDLGVVAESCEQVAVMYAGKVVERSSAAALFAAPRHPYTAGLLRSLPGAAGAAGRGKGTRLEAIPGVVPAPDRMPAGCRFRDRCDRAVPACAREIPPLVALGQGREVACFNPVPEAA